The sequence CGTACGGACCCGCCGGCACCTCGGCCGGAGCCGCGCCCGGCGCCCCGGCGTCCGGGTCCACGGCGATCCCGGTGAGGCCGAAGCGCTCCTCGCCGACCTGGATCAGCTGGTCCAGGGTCTCGCGGATCTGGGCCTCGGGGGCGGCGCCCTGGAAGAGCGGGAGGGCCTGACCGGCGACGACGGCGAAAACGGCCGGAATGCCCTGGATGCCGAACTGCTGCATCAGCATCTGGTTGGCGTCGACATCGACCTTGGCCAGCAGGAAGCGGCCGTTGTACTCGGCGGCCAGGCGCTCCAGCAGGGGCCCCAGCTGCTTGCACGGCTCGCACCACTCGGCCCAGAAGTCGATGACGACGGGGACCTCGGCGGAGCGCTGGAGGACATCGCGCTCGAAACCGGCTTCATCGACGTCGATCACCAGGGCGGCGGGCGACACGGCGCCGCCGCCCCCGGTGCGGGCGGCCTCCGCGCGGGCCTGCTCCGCCTTGGCCTTGGCCTCTCCGGCCGCCTTGACCGCGGCGAGGTCGACAACGCCGCTCATGGACATGTTCCTAGGCTGCATACGTACATCCTCCCCCGAGAGCGCGCCGCCGCGAAAAGCGAGCGCGAGAACCGGCCCGGCCCGAGGTCCTCGCCGGCGTGCGAGGACGGACGGACCGGAGCGGCCGTGGGCCCCTGAAAGACCCTGGTGGACCTGCCGGATCCCCATCCGGGCCGGTCCGTGCGGCTCCGGGTCCCCACCCGGCGCCTGGGGCCCACTGAAGGCCCCGGTGGCTGTCGCTCGTGCGTGGCGTCCGGGGCGGCCCGAGCCGCCTTCCTTTCGCTACGACCCGTAGCGTAACTGCCGATCGGCCTGCCGGAAAAGGCCATCCCGGTGATCTGTCTCACGGTGACCGAAGCGCAACCGTTCTCACTACCGACGGGTATGGTCGCCGCATCATGAGCGACACCGACCCCAAAGCCACCCGAACGGGACGTCCGCGCAGCACCGCGGCCGATGCCGCGATCCTTGAGGCGACGCGGGCTTCCCTGGTCGACCTCGGCTGGTCGAAGCTGACGATGGGCGATGTGGCGACCCGGGCCGGGGTGGCCAAGACGACTCTCTACCGGCGCTGGGCGGGCAAGAACGAGCTGGTCGTGGACGCGGTCGCGGTCCTCTTCGACGAGCTGGAGATGCCCGACCGGGGCAGCCTCGCCGCCGATGTGCAGGGCGTCGTGCTCCAGTTCGCCGCGCTGCTGGAGCGGCCGGAGGCCCGCACGGCGCTGATGGCGGTGGTCGCCGAGTCCACCCGTGACGACTCGCTGCGCCGGCGGATCCGCTCGGCGATCGTGGACCGGCAGAAGCGGCTGGTGCTGCTGGGCCGGGAGCGCGCCCAGGCCCGCGGCGAGCTGCGGTACGAGGACGACGCGTCGGCCGCGGCCCGCAACGCGGACCTGATCTTCGACGTGATCGCCGGAGCGGTCGTGCACCGGACCCTGGTGAGCGCGGAGCCGGTCGACGCCGAGTGGGCGAGCGGCTTCACCGCGCTGCTGCTGCTGGGTCTGGCGGGGGCCCAGGCGGGGTGACAAGGATGTCAGGGGCACTTCAGGTGTGGAGGGGCGCCGCCTAGTCTCGGGGCGATCCTTCCGACCAGAGGAGTCGTCTCGTGCGTACGCGCTTACTGGCCCCGCTCGTCCTCCTGTTGACCGGAGCGCTGCTCTCCCCCGCTCCCGCCTCCGCCCGCACCGGGCGGCCCGGCCCGACGGCCCCCGTCGCCGCCCCGGTACCGGCCGCGCCGCCCGACTGGACGCCGCCCCTGAGCACCCGCGGCCGGTACGTCGTGGACGCCGAGGGCCGCCGCTTCAAGCTCAGGTCCGGCAACTGGCACGGCTCCAGCGGCACCTGGACGGGCCGGGGGGAGGAGGAGGACCCGGCCGAGAACCACGCGGGTGAGGTCGGCCACCGGGCCCCGCTCGGGCTCGACCGGATGCCGATGGGCGAGATCATCGCCGACTTCCGGGAGTTGGGGCTCAACAGCGTCCGGCTGCCTTTCTCCAACCAGATGATCGACGACACCCGGCCGGTCTCCGGGCTGACCGCCAACCCGGAGCTGAACGGCCTGCTCCCGCTGGAGGTCTTCGACCGGGCGGTCCGCGCGCTGACCGACGCCGGGTTCGCGGTGATCCTCAACAACCACAGCACGCGGACGCGCTGGTGCTGCGGAGTGGACGGCAGCGAGCGCTGGAACAGCGGCCAGAGCACCGAGGAGTGGATCGGGGACTGGGTGCTGCTGGCGGAGCGCTACCGCTCCAACCCCCGTGTCGTCGGGGCCGACCTGCGCAACGAGGTCCGCCGCGACGTGTGGGACGACCCCAACTGGGGGCGCGGCGACGCGCACGACTGGGCCGCCGCCGCCCAGCGCGCGGGCGACCGCATCCTCAAGGACGCCAACCCGGACCTGCTCATCATGATCGAGGGCATCAACTGGGCGGGCATCCCGGTGGACGGCTTCTGGCGCGACCGCCCGCACCTCAAGCCGGTGGCGGAGCTGTCGCACACGCTGGTGCGCTCGCACAAACTCGTCTACGCCGCCCACTACTACGGCTACACCGGCCCCCGGCACAGCGGCGCGACCGGCATCGGGGAGACCAGTGATCCGCGCTACCGCGATCTGAGCCGCGCGGAGCTGTTCGCCGAGATGCACCGCGGTTCCGCCTATGTGGCCGACACCCCCGACCGGCACTTCACCGCGCCCGTGTGGATCAGTGAGTTCGGCGTGGCGAAGGACGCGGACGCCGGGGACCGCGCGTGGTTCGCCAACACCGTGGACTTCTTCGTCGAGCACGATCTCGATTTCGCCTACTGGCCCGCCGTCGGCTTCCACGACGCCGACCGGGGCAACCGGTGGGGTCTGATCCGCTACGACGGGAACGGCGGGCGGCGCAGCGTCCTGGACCCCGACGACTGGCGTTCCACCGCGTGGCGGGCGCTGGTCTCGGCGCCGGGGCGGCAGGGCGTGGTGGAGCCGGTGCGGACCTGGTCGATGCTGAAGGCCACCCACGCGGACGCCAACCGCTCGCTGCGGGCGGCGGCCGACTGGGACAGCGGGGCCCGGAAGCTGAGCTGCCCGGACGATCAGCGCCTCATCGGCATCAGCCGGCGCGGCCAGGGCGGGCTGTGCACCGACGCCGAGGCCCCCGGTCTGGGCGCTCCGGGAGCGCTGAGCACGGTGACCTCGGAGGCCGGCGTCACCACGGACTGGGCCCGCGGCTTCACCAAGTACCAGTGCGCGACGGGGCGGTTCATGACCGGCTACAGCGTGCGCGGCGACCGGGTGTCGGCGGTGCTGTGCTCCCCGGCCCGGGTGGCGCTCGCGGGCGAGGGCCGCACCCTGTGGGACGACCGGGGCGACAGCCGCCCCGCCTCCGGGGAGGGCGGGGACTACGCGAAGGGGCACTACAAGGCGCAATGCCGCGCCGACGAGTACGCGGCGGGCATCGCCTTCTCCACGGCGATCGGCCGCGCCGGCACCCCGGACGCGCTGTACTGCCGCCGTCTGCCCGGCTGAGCGGGCGGCGCCGTGGCCGGGGCGGGCGCGTCCGCCCCGGCCACGGCGGTGCGTCAGAAGCCCGGCGGCTCGGTGTAGACGCCCCACTCCTCGCGCAGCGCCCCGCAGATCTCGCCGAGCGTGGCCTCGGCCCGTACGGCGTCGAGCATGGGCGCGATCATGTTGGAGCCGTCACGGGCGGCGGTGAGCATCGCGTCCAGGGCGGCGGTGACCCTGGCGTCGTCGCGGGCGGCCTTGCGGTCGCCGAGCTGGCTGACCTGGTCGCGCTCGACCTCGTGGCTGACGCGGAGGATCTCCAGGTCGCCGGTGACCGAGCCGTGGTGGACGTTGACCCCGACGACGCGCTTGTCGCCCTTCTCCAGGGCCCGCTGGTACTGGAACGCGGACTCGGCGATCTCGCCGGTGAACCAGCCGTCCTCGATGCCGCGCAGGATGCCGGAGGTCATCGGCCCGATGGGGTGCTGCCCGTCGGGGTGGGCCCGGGTGCCGCGCTCCTTGATCTGGTCGAAGATCTTCTCGGCGTCGGCCTCGATCCGGTCGGTGAGCTGCTCGACGTACCAGGAGCCGCCCAGCGGGTCGGCCACGTTGGCGACGCCGGTCTCCTCCATCAGGACCTGCTGGGTGCGCAGGGCGATCTCGGCGGCCTGCTCGGAGGGGAGCGCCAGGGTCTCGTCCAGGGCGTTGGTGTGGAGCGAGTTCGTGCCGCCGAGGACGGCGGAGAGCGCCTCCACGGCGGTGCGGACGACGTTGTTGTACGGCTGCTGCGCGGTGAGGGAGACCCCGGCGGTCTGGGTGTGGAAGCGCAGCCACTGGGCCTTGTCGGTCTTCGCGCCGTAGGTCTCCTTCATCCAGCGGGCCCAGATGCGGCGGGCGGCGCGGAACTTGGCGATCTCCTCGAAGAAGTCGAGGTGGGCGTCGAAGAAGAAGGAGAGGCCGGGGGCGAAGGTGTCGACGTCGAGGCCGCGCGAGAGGCCCAGCTCCACGTAGCCGAAGCCGTCGGCCAGGGTGTACGCCAGCTCCTGCGCGGCCGTGGCCCCGGCCTCGCGGATGTGGTAGCCGGAGACGGAGAGCGGCTTGTAGGCGGGGATGGAGGAGGCGCAGTGCTCCATCAGGTCGCCGATGAGGCGCAGGTGGGGCTCGGGCTGGAAGAGCCACTCCTTCTGCGCGATGTACTCCTTGAAGATGTCGGTCTGGAGCGTGCCGTTGAGCACGGCCGGATCGACGCCCTGGCGCTCGGCGGCGACCAGGTACATGCAGAAGACGGGGACGGCCGGGCCGCTGATCGTCATGGAGGTGGTGACGTCGCCGAGGGGGATGTCACCGAAGAGGATCTCCATGTCGGCGGCGGAGTCGATGGCGACCCCGCAGTGGCCGACCTCGCCGAGCGAGCGCGGGTCGTCGGAGTCGCGGCCCATCAGCGTCGGCATGTCGAAGGCGACGCTGAGGCCGCCGCCGCCCGCCGCGAGGATCATCTTGTAGCGCTCGTTGGTCTGCCGGGCGTTGCCGAAGCCGGCGAACTGGCGGATCGTCCACGTACGGCCCCGGTAGCCGGTGGGGTGGAGTCCGCGGGTGAAGGGGTACTCCCCGGGCCAGCCGATCCGCTCGAATCCCTCGTACGTGTCACCGGGGCGGGGCCCGTACGCGGGCTCGACCGGGTCCCCGGAGAGCGTGGTGAAGTCCGCGTCACGCTTGCGGGCCTTGTCGTAACGGGCCTGCCAGCGGAGGCGGCCTTCCTCGATCGCGTCAGCGTCCATACCTCGAATTTACTAGGACGTCCTAGTAAATGTCGATGGCAAACCGCCCGGCGCTTTGCGCGCGGGGCGGTCCGGGTGACGCCGCAGGCGCCGGGTCAGACCTTCGCGGGGGCCGGGGCCGGGTCGGTGACCAGGGCGCGGGCCTCGCGGCTGACCTTCGGTTCGACGAAGAAGGAGGCGAAGGGGATGCAGCCGGCGGCCAGCACCCACAGGAGCTTGCCGAACGGCCACTTCGCCTTGGATCCGAGATCGAACGCGAAGACGACGTAGACGATGAACAGCACGCCGTGGATCTGGGAGATCAGCATGGTGTCGCCGGTCTCGAAGCCGTACTTCGCGATGATCGCCACGGTGAAGACGAGCAGCCAGATGGCGGTGACGTAGGCCATCACCCGGTAGCGGGTGAGCACGTTCTGTTTCATGGCATCGAGCGTAACCGGGCGTCCGGGGCGATCTTCGCGCACCCCCTCCGGCCGGAAACGCCTCCCCCGCGCGGTGAAACCCGCGCTACTTCTCCTCGAAGTCCTTGGCGGCCACCCGCAGCGGGCGCAGCATGGCGAAGATCTCGGCGCACTCCTCGGAGTCGTAGACCCCGAGCCCGAAGTCGACCGCGACCAGGTCCCGGGTGGCCGCCTCGACGACGTCGCGGCCCTTGTCCGTGATGGAGGCGAGGGTGCCGCGGCCGTCGTTGGGGTTGGGCCGCTTGTCGACCAGACCGGACCTCACCAGCCGGTCCACGGTGTTGGTGACCGAGGTGGGGTGCACCATCAGCCGCTCGCCGATCTTGGACATCGGCAGCTCCCCGGCCTTGGAGAAGGTGAGCAGCACCAGCGCCTCGTACCGGGCGAAGGTCAGCCCGTACGGCTTGACGACGGCGTCGACCTCGGCGAGCAGGATCTGCTGGGCCCGCATGATCGAGGTGATCGCCCCCATCGAGGGCACGGGTCCCCAGCGCTGCTGCCAGAGCTCGTCGGCGCGGGCGATGGGATCGAAGGGAAGGCTGAGCGGCTTCGGCACGGCATCGACCTTACCGACTGGTCACATGCCGGTCAGCCCCGTCTCGTCCTTCGGTACACGACCTCCGCCGGGGGTCCGTCCGGCGGGCTTCGGCGACGAGCAGCAGCGTGCAGACGGTACCGACGATTCCGGATCCGGCGACCACCTGGTGCACCGGGAAGAACTCGGCCGCGAGCCCCGCCAGCGCCATCCCGAGCCCCTGGACGGTCATCAGCCCGGCGGTGAGCAGGGTCATGGCCCGGCCGCGCAGTTCCCGGGGCACGGCGTCGACGAACCACTGGTCGAGCCCGATGACGTACGCCGCTCCCGCCCCGGCCAGCGCGAGGGCGGCCAGGGCGAGCGGCAGCCCCGGCCGGACCGCGTACACGAGCAGGGGCAGCAGGCCGGCTGCGGCGACCGGCAGGACGATCCGGGAGCGGTCACGGGGGCTGAGCGCGGACCCCACGAACAGTTCGGCCCCGATGTGCCCGACGGCCATGGCGCAGAGCAGCAGGCCGAGCGCGGCGGGCGGGGCCCCGATCGCGTCGGCGTAGGGGGCGGCGAGCGCCTCCGGGGCCACGACGAACGTCGGCGGCACCCAGAACAGCAGCATCAGGGCGCGGACACGGCGGTCGCCCAGGATCAGGCGGGCGCCCGAGAGCGACTCCGCGAGGAGGGTCCCGCCGCCGTCCCCCCGGGTGGCGCGGGCGGGGCGGTCGCGGGTGCCGAAGCGCAGGAGCGCGGCCGAGCAGAGGAAGGTGGCGACGGTGACGGTGATCGCCCCGCGCGGGGACAGCACGGTGAGCAGCAGCCCCCCGGCGCCGAAGCCGATCAGCATCGCGCTCTGCGAGACGATCCGCAGGAGGGAGCGGCCCAGGACGTAGAGGTCGCCCTCGCCCAGGATGTCGGTGAGCGCCGCCATCCGGGTCCCGGTGAAGACGGGCGCGATCGCGGCGACCAGACAGCGCAGCGCGAGGAGCCCGGCGACCGGGGTGGCGGGCACGAGCATCACGGCGACGCAGACCGCGCAGAGCAGGTCGCAGACGACCAGGACGCGGCGGGCCGGGTAGCGGTCGGCGACCCCGGCGAGGAGGGTGCCGCCGACGATGTACGGGAGCAGCCCCAGCGCGAACGTCAGCGCGCTGAGCAGCGGGGAGCCGGTGAGGTCGTAGACGAGGACGGTGAGCGCGAGCTCGCTGACGACGACACCGAGCAGCGAGAGCAGATGCGCGGCGAAGACGGCCCGGAACTCGGCCACGGCGAAGACCGCGCGGTAGCCGCGCCGGGTGAGGGGAGCCGGGGTGCCGGGGCCGGGAGCCGGGGTGCCGGGGCCGGGAGCCGGGGTGCCGGGGCCGGGTGCCGCAGCCGGTGCCGGTGCCGGTGCCGGTGCCGGTAGCAGTGCCGGCGCGTGTGGCTGCGGCTGTGGCGGCACCGGTGGCCGTGCGACGGCGGCCGGGGCGCCGGGGTCCCGGAGCGTGGGCCCGGGGCCCGGGTCGGGGAGGGGGGCACGCTCCGGGAACGGAGCCGGGGCCTGCGCCGCCGGGGCGGACGGGGTACGGGGTGAATCCGCCGGGGCGGGGCTGTCGGTCGGCATGGGACGAGCCTCGGGCCGGGGCGCCCCGCCACCGTAGACTTTCGGCTCAGCACGAATGTTGAGCCCGGCGGAGGGAGAGGCGTGCCGTTCCAGCTGCACTTCGGCGAGAGCGATCTGCTGCGCTGCCGGTTCGCCCTGTCGCCTCTGTTCGAGACGCAGGAGGCGGTGCGCACCCTCTCCCGCCCGTACCGCCACGGCTACCACCTCCCGTGGCTCCGCCGGATCCGGGAGGCGGCCGCGGCCCTCGACCTGGAGCCGCTGTGGCTGCTGATGCCGGACGCCGGCCACAACCCGGACTTCATCTGCCCGCCGCCGATCGGCCCGCTCGCCACGTTCGACGAGGAGATCGCCGGGGTCCGGGCGGTCGACCCCCAGGTGGCGCGGGAGGACATGGCGTCGGCGCTGGCGGAGCGGCCCGGCGCCCGGGATTCCGCGACGGGTCGGCGTCTGCTGGCCGATCCGGCGCGGGCCGTGCGCGAGCTGGCCGATCTGCTGGAGCGGGCCTGGCAGGTGCTGATCGAGCCGTACTGGCCCCGGCTGCGGGCCCTGCTGGAGGCGGACATCGCCCACCACTCCCGCCGACTGGGGGACAGCGGCCTGGAGGGGCTGCTGAGCGAGGTGAGCAGCCAGCTGAGCTGGAACGGCTCGACGCTCACCGTCGAGGGGACGCGGGGCGATCACGAACAGGTGCTGGGCGGCCAGGGTCTGGTGCTGATGCCGAGCGTCTTCGTCTGGCCCGAGGTGGTGGGCGGTCACCGGGAACCCTGGCAGCCCGGACTGATCTATCCGGCGCGCGGGATCGGCGGGCTGTGGAGCGGGGCCGAACGGACGCCGCAGTCCCTCGCCCGGCTGCTGGGCAGGGTCCGGGCGGACGTGCTGTGCGCGCTGGACGAACCGGCCGGAACGAGCGCGCTGGCGCACCGGCTGGGCCTGGCCGCCTCGTCCGTGTCGGCCCATCTGTCCGTGCTGCGCGGGGCGGGGCTGCTGACCTCACGGCGGTACGGACACCAGGTGCTGTACGAACGCACGCCGCTGGGGATCGCGCTGGCCGCCCCGGAGTGACCGAGGGCCCGCGGGCCCTTCCGGGACGGCGCCTGACGGCACCTGCGCACGGGCGTCACGGACGGTGTCGCACCACCACTCCCCGTAACGGTCGTGTCACGATGGCCGTGTTCCCCGTGTCCGTGAGCCACCGCCGC is a genomic window of Streptomyces sp. YPW6 containing:
- a CDS encoding MarR family winged helix-turn-helix transcriptional regulator — translated: MPKPLSLPFDPIARADELWQQRWGPVPSMGAITSIMRAQQILLAEVDAVVKPYGLTFARYEALVLLTFSKAGELPMSKIGERLMVHPTSVTNTVDRLVRSGLVDKRPNPNDGRGTLASITDKGRDVVEAATRDLVAVDFGLGVYDSEECAEIFAMLRPLRVAAKDFEEK
- a CDS encoding MFS transporter, coding for MPTDSPAPADSPRTPSAPAAQAPAPFPERAPLPDPGPGPTLRDPGAPAAVARPPVPPQPQPHAPALLPAPAPAPAPAAAPGPGTPAPGPGTPAPGPGTPAPLTRRGYRAVFAVAEFRAVFAAHLLSLLGVVVSELALTVLVYDLTGSPLLSALTFALGLLPYIVGGTLLAGVADRYPARRVLVVCDLLCAVCVAVMLVPATPVAGLLALRCLVAAIAPVFTGTRMAALTDILGEGDLYVLGRSLLRIVSQSAMLIGFGAGGLLLTVLSPRGAITVTVATFLCSAALLRFGTRDRPARATRGDGGGTLLAESLSGARLILGDRRVRALMLLFWVPPTFVVAPEALAAPYADAIGAPPAALGLLLCAMAVGHIGAELFVGSALSPRDRSRIVLPVAAAGLLPLLVYAVRPGLPLALAALALAGAGAAYVIGLDQWFVDAVPRELRGRAMTLLTAGLMTVQGLGMALAGLAAEFFPVHQVVAGSGIVGTVCTLLLVAEARRTDPRRRSCTEGRDGADRHVTSR
- a CDS encoding methylmalonyl-CoA mutase, translating into MDADAIEEGRLRWQARYDKARKRDADFTTLSGDPVEPAYGPRPGDTYEGFERIGWPGEYPFTRGLHPTGYRGRTWTIRQFAGFGNARQTNERYKMILAAGGGGLSVAFDMPTLMGRDSDDPRSLGEVGHCGVAIDSAADMEILFGDIPLGDVTTSMTISGPAVPVFCMYLVAAERQGVDPAVLNGTLQTDIFKEYIAQKEWLFQPEPHLRLIGDLMEHCASSIPAYKPLSVSGYHIREAGATAAQELAYTLADGFGYVELGLSRGLDVDTFAPGLSFFFDAHLDFFEEIAKFRAARRIWARWMKETYGAKTDKAQWLRFHTQTAGVSLTAQQPYNNVVRTAVEALSAVLGGTNSLHTNALDETLALPSEQAAEIALRTQQVLMEETGVANVADPLGGSWYVEQLTDRIEADAEKIFDQIKERGTRAHPDGQHPIGPMTSGILRGIEDGWFTGEIAESAFQYQRALEKGDKRVVGVNVHHGSVTGDLEILRVSHEVERDQVSQLGDRKAARDDARVTAALDAMLTAARDGSNMIAPMLDAVRAEATLGEICGALREEWGVYTEPPGF
- a CDS encoding DUF5937 family protein, producing MPFQLHFGESDLLRCRFALSPLFETQEAVRTLSRPYRHGYHLPWLRRIREAAAALDLEPLWLLMPDAGHNPDFICPPPIGPLATFDEEIAGVRAVDPQVAREDMASALAERPGARDSATGRRLLADPARAVRELADLLERAWQVLIEPYWPRLRALLEADIAHHSRRLGDSGLEGLLSEVSSQLSWNGSTLTVEGTRGDHEQVLGGQGLVLMPSVFVWPEVVGGHREPWQPGLIYPARGIGGLWSGAERTPQSLARLLGRVRADVLCALDEPAGTSALAHRLGLAASSVSAHLSVLRGAGLLTSRRYGHQVLYERTPLGIALAAPE
- a CDS encoding TetR/AcrR family transcriptional regulator — encoded protein: MSDTDPKATRTGRPRSTAADAAILEATRASLVDLGWSKLTMGDVATRAGVAKTTLYRRWAGKNELVVDAVAVLFDELEMPDRGSLAADVQGVVLQFAALLERPEARTALMAVVAESTRDDSLRRRIRSAIVDRQKRLVLLGRERAQARGELRYEDDASAAARNADLIFDVIAGAVVHRTLVSAEPVDAEWASGFTALLLLGLAGAQAG
- a CDS encoding DUF3817 domain-containing protein; this encodes MKQNVLTRYRVMAYVTAIWLLVFTVAIIAKYGFETGDTMLISQIHGVLFIVYVVFAFDLGSKAKWPFGKLLWVLAAGCIPFASFFVEPKVSREARALVTDPAPAPAKV
- a CDS encoding tetratricopeptide repeat protein; its protein translation is MQPRNMSMSGVVDLAAVKAAGEAKAKAEQARAEAARTGGGGAVSPAALVIDVDEAGFERDVLQRSAEVPVVIDFWAEWCEPCKQLGPLLERLAAEYNGRFLLAKVDVDANQMLMQQFGIQGIPAVFAVVAGQALPLFQGAAPEAQIRETLDQLIQVGEERFGLTGIAVDPDAGAPGAAPAEVPAGPYDALLEAAASALDANDFGGAVQAYKNVLADDPGNPEAKLGLAQAELLGRVQSMDPQAVRKEAADNPGDVDAQIAAADLDLVGGHVEDAFGRLVEAVRRTAGDDRNAARLRLLELFEVIGPEDPRVTAARTALARVLF
- a CDS encoding cellulase family glycosylhydrolase encodes the protein MRTRLLAPLVLLLTGALLSPAPASARTGRPGPTAPVAAPVPAAPPDWTPPLSTRGRYVVDAEGRRFKLRSGNWHGSSGTWTGRGEEEDPAENHAGEVGHRAPLGLDRMPMGEIIADFRELGLNSVRLPFSNQMIDDTRPVSGLTANPELNGLLPLEVFDRAVRALTDAGFAVILNNHSTRTRWCCGVDGSERWNSGQSTEEWIGDWVLLAERYRSNPRVVGADLRNEVRRDVWDDPNWGRGDAHDWAAAAQRAGDRILKDANPDLLIMIEGINWAGIPVDGFWRDRPHLKPVAELSHTLVRSHKLVYAAHYYGYTGPRHSGATGIGETSDPRYRDLSRAELFAEMHRGSAYVADTPDRHFTAPVWISEFGVAKDADAGDRAWFANTVDFFVEHDLDFAYWPAVGFHDADRGNRWGLIRYDGNGGRRSVLDPDDWRSTAWRALVSAPGRQGVVEPVRTWSMLKATHADANRSLRAAADWDSGARKLSCPDDQRLIGISRRGQGGLCTDAEAPGLGAPGALSTVTSEAGVTTDWARGFTKYQCATGRFMTGYSVRGDRVSAVLCSPARVALAGEGRTLWDDRGDSRPASGEGGDYAKGHYKAQCRADEYAAGIAFSTAIGRAGTPDALYCRRLPG